The proteins below come from a single Chitinophaga pinensis DSM 2588 genomic window:
- a CDS encoding porin gives MKKVLLVAFAACQGFIAYSQTATDTTQAPLVKISGSADVYYRYNFNGNNTDNKTSFTNSHNSFELGMISLKAEHEFKKGSIVADLGFGKRAAEFSYNETTDKTNTAELAIKQLYIGYQVLDKLKISMGSFGTHVGYELLDAYLNRNYSMSYMFSNGPFFSTGVKADFTISQAWTAMIGVFNPTDFKSASWTNNKYVGAQLGYSSTKAPLKLYLNYLEGKDTTGVQNHQIDFVATYQINSVLGLGYNGTVSTYNDTRDKEPGEGSKKWWGSALYVNVDFNDKLGMTVRGEYFDDKDGLKTFATAGGGHVVAGTLSMNYKVGNLTIIPEFRIDNASVDIFNKKSGTPVATSPSVLLAATYHF, from the coding sequence ATGAAAAAAGTTCTATTGGTAGCTTTCGCTGCCTGCCAGGGATTTATTGCCTATTCCCAGACCGCTACTGATACGACGCAAGCTCCGCTGGTTAAGATTTCAGGGTCTGCGGATGTGTATTACCGGTATAATTTCAATGGCAACAACACTGACAACAAAACCAGTTTCACAAACTCTCACAATAGTTTTGAACTGGGTATGATCTCTCTCAAAGCCGAGCATGAATTCAAGAAGGGAAGCATCGTAGCGGACCTCGGTTTTGGTAAAAGAGCTGCTGAATTTTCCTATAACGAGACTACCGATAAAACAAATACAGCTGAATTAGCCATCAAACAGTTATACATAGGTTATCAGGTGCTTGACAAACTGAAGATCAGCATGGGTAGCTTTGGTACACACGTTGGCTATGAACTGCTGGATGCTTACCTGAACCGTAACTACAGCATGAGTTACATGTTCAGTAATGGCCCGTTCTTCAGTACAGGTGTGAAAGCTGATTTCACTATCAGCCAGGCCTGGACAGCGATGATCGGCGTATTCAATCCAACCGATTTTAAGTCCGCCTCCTGGACCAATAATAAATATGTAGGTGCACAATTGGGCTATTCCTCTACCAAAGCACCACTGAAACTCTACCTCAATTACCTGGAAGGAAAAGACACAACTGGTGTTCAGAACCATCAGATCGACTTCGTCGCTACTTATCAGATCAATTCTGTATTGGGACTGGGGTATAATGGTACCGTCAGCACTTACAATGATACCCGCGACAAAGAACCTGGTGAAGGTTCTAAAAAATGGTGGGGCTCTGCGCTGTATGTCAATGTTGACTTCAATGACAAGCTGGGAATGACTGTACGTGGTGAATATTTCGATGATAAAGATGGTCTTAAAACCTTTGCTACTGCCGGCGGTGGCCATGTTGTGGCCGGTACGCTGTCAATGAATTATAAAGTAGGTAACCTTACAATCATACCTGAATTCAGAATAGACAATGCATCTGTAGATATCTTCAATAAGAAATCAGGGACTCCTGTTGCGACATCTCCAAGTGTCCTCTTAGCTGCAACATATCATTTCTAG
- a CDS encoding S1/P1 nuclease, with protein sequence MFKKLYHVLLGVILPLIPMTGFAWGVTGHRVVAEIASRHLTPQARKAIIALLGPQSMAMVANWPDFIKSDTTHKYDHTSPWHYLDFPANVDRVHFDEVLKEHTTGENLYAQTEALIKKLKDPATSKADKVFALTFLIHMIGDMHQPLHIGRDEDQGGNKIPVMWFDKQSNLHRVWDEQLIEFQQLSYTEYTQALDTASAAEVRKLQSGSIADWMYDSNQLSNKVYALTHANDKLSYRYNYWFIADLNGQLLKGGLRLAALLNQIYK encoded by the coding sequence ATGTTTAAAAAATTGTACCATGTTTTACTGGGTGTCATATTGCCATTGATTCCCATGACAGGCTTTGCCTGGGGCGTTACAGGCCATCGTGTTGTGGCAGAGATTGCCAGCCGTCATCTTACTCCGCAGGCACGCAAGGCAATTATAGCACTGCTCGGTCCGCAAAGTATGGCAATGGTCGCCAACTGGCCTGATTTCATCAAGTCAGATACCACCCATAAATATGATCACACCTCTCCATGGCATTACCTGGATTTTCCTGCCAACGTTGATCGCGTGCACTTTGATGAAGTACTGAAAGAGCACACTACAGGTGAAAATCTGTATGCGCAGACCGAAGCGCTGATCAAAAAGCTGAAGGATCCGGCTACATCCAAAGCGGATAAGGTGTTTGCACTGACTTTCCTCATACATATGATAGGAGACATGCACCAGCCTTTACACATAGGCCGTGATGAAGATCAGGGAGGCAATAAGATCCCTGTAATGTGGTTTGACAAACAAAGTAACCTGCACCGTGTATGGGACGAGCAACTGATAGAATTCCAGCAACTCAGCTATACCGAATATACACAGGCGCTGGACACGGCATCAGCCGCAGAAGTGCGTAAATTACAAAGTGGTAGTATTGCCGACTGGATGTACGATTCCAATCAGCTGTCCAATAAAGTATATGCGCTGACACATGCCAACGACAAACTGAGTTATCGTTATAACTACTGGTTTATCGCTGACCTGAATGGCCAGCTGCTGAAAGGAGGCCTTCGTCTGGCGGCACTCCTGAATCAGATCTACAAATAA
- a CDS encoding PfkB family carbohydrate kinase, giving the protein MSLTVVGTMAFDDIETPFGKSGRIIGGSATYIAWAASNFVKPINQVSVIGGDFPQDELNALTAKGVALDGVQVKKDEKSFYWAGKYHMDMNTRDTLATELNVLGEFQPVIPDSYQGSEFLILGNLTPQVQLSVIKQMKTRPKLIVMDTMNFWMEVAMDDLKKVLKEVDVLLVNDGEARQLTGEVSLVKAARTILTTMGPKYLIIKKGEHGALLFHENHVFFAPALPLEEVFDPTGAGDTFAGGFIGHLAKTKDISFENMKTAIIVGSAMASFCVERFGVGRLREISQDDINARLDQFVQLVNFDIDLI; this is encoded by the coding sequence ATGTCGCTAACTGTTGTAGGTACGATGGCGTTCGATGATATTGAGACGCCCTTTGGTAAATCCGGACGAATCATCGGTGGTTCAGCCACTTATATCGCATGGGCCGCTTCTAATTTTGTGAAGCCCATCAATCAGGTATCTGTAATCGGAGGAGATTTTCCTCAGGATGAATTGAACGCGTTGACCGCCAAGGGTGTTGCGTTGGATGGTGTGCAGGTGAAAAAAGACGAAAAGTCCTTCTACTGGGCGGGTAAATACCATATGGATATGAACACCCGTGATACACTGGCTACAGAGCTGAACGTATTGGGTGAGTTTCAGCCGGTAATACCTGACAGTTACCAGGGCAGCGAATTCCTGATTCTGGGTAACCTGACCCCACAGGTACAGCTGAGCGTTATCAAACAAATGAAAACACGGCCTAAACTGATCGTAATGGATACCATGAACTTCTGGATGGAGGTTGCAATGGACGATCTGAAGAAGGTACTGAAAGAAGTAGATGTGCTCCTGGTGAATGATGGTGAAGCGCGTCAGCTGACAGGCGAAGTATCCCTGGTGAAAGCTGCCCGTACGATCCTGACCACTATGGGACCAAAATACCTGATCATTAAGAAAGGTGAGCATGGCGCCCTGCTGTTCCATGAAAATCACGTATTCTTCGCTCCTGCCCTGCCACTGGAAGAGGTATTTGACCCAACCGGTGCTGGCGATACTTTTGCCGGCGGTTTTATTGGCCACCTCGCGAAGACGAAGGACATCTCTTTTGAGAATATGAAAACTGCGATCATCGTAGGTTCTGCAATGGCTTCCTTCTGTGTGGAGCGCTTCGGTGTAGGCCGTCTGCGTGAAATCTCCCAGGACGATATCAATGCACGTCTCGATCAGTTCGTACAACTGGTAAACTTCGATATCGATCTGATCTAG
- a CDS encoding aspartate-semialdehyde dehydrogenase, producing the protein MKVAVVGATGLVGSKMLQVLTERDFPVTELIPVASEKSVGKEVTFKGKPYKVVNADTAISMKPDVALFSAGGSTSLEWAPKFAAAGITVIDNSSAWRMDPTKKLVVPEINGKTLTPEDKIIANPNCSTIQMVLVLHPLHDKYKINRVVVSTYQSVTGTGVKAVDQLMNERQGIEGEKAYAHRIDLNVIPQIDVFLDNGYTKEEMKMVKETVKIMGDSNIRVTATTVRIPVIGGHSESVNIAFDNEYELAEVRSILENTPGVIVVDDPSKALYPMPKDAHEKDEVFVGRIRRDETQEKTLNMWIVADNLRKGAATNAVQIAEYLHAQKWI; encoded by the coding sequence ATGAAAGTTGCCGTAGTAGGAGCTACCGGACTGGTAGGCTCAAAAATGTTACAAGTATTGACCGAAAGAGATTTTCCGGTTACAGAACTGATTCCCGTGGCTTCAGAGAAGTCCGTTGGTAAGGAAGTAACATTTAAGGGCAAGCCTTATAAGGTGGTTAATGCAGATACCGCAATTTCCATGAAACCGGATGTAGCATTGTTTTCTGCAGGTGGCAGCACTTCCCTGGAGTGGGCGCCAAAATTTGCTGCAGCAGGTATTACTGTCATTGACAACTCTTCTGCATGGAGAATGGATCCCACCAAGAAACTGGTGGTGCCTGAGATCAATGGTAAAACATTAACACCTGAAGATAAGATCATCGCTAACCCTAACTGTTCTACTATCCAGATGGTGCTTGTACTGCATCCATTACACGATAAGTACAAAATCAACCGTGTAGTTGTTTCAACTTATCAGTCAGTAACTGGTACAGGTGTAAAAGCGGTAGATCAGCTGATGAATGAGCGTCAGGGTATTGAAGGTGAAAAAGCATATGCACACCGTATTGACCTGAACGTGATACCACAGATCGATGTATTCCTCGATAATGGTTACACGAAAGAAGAAATGAAGATGGTGAAAGAGACCGTGAAGATTATGGGCGACAGCAACATCCGTGTAACAGCGACGACTGTGCGTATCCCTGTAATTGGCGGTCACAGTGAGTCTGTAAACATCGCTTTTGACAATGAATACGAGCTGGCAGAAGTACGTAGTATCCTGGAAAATACACCAGGTGTTATTGTAGTGGACGATCCTTCCAAAGCACTGTATCCGATGCCGAAAGATGCACATGAGAAAGATGAAGTATTCGTAGGTCGTATCCGTCGTGATGAAACACAGGAAAAAACGTTGAATATGTGGATCGTGGCAGACAATCTGCGTAAAGGTGCTGCAACAAATGCGGTGCAGATAGCAGAATATCTCCACGCGCAGAAATGGATTTAG
- the uvrB gene encoding excinuclease ABC subunit UvrB, with product MPFKIQAPYAPAGDQPTAIRQLVEGIQDGAPAQTLLGVTGSGKTFTVANVIQQVQRPTLVLTHNKTLVAQLYGEFRQFFPDNAVEYFVSYYDYYQPEAYMPVSDTYIEKDLSINEELDKLRLRATTSLLSGRRDIIVVASVSCIYGMGNPTDYENGIIRLHKGQTIGRNTVLHGLVNSLYSRTTGDFNRGNFRVQGDTVDINLPYVDFGYRITFFGDEIEEIESFDVQNGKRIGTMENAAIFPANLYMAPKDMMAQITFEIQDELMAQVEYFRSIGKHLEAQRLSERVNYDLEMIRELGYCSGIENYSRFLDRRAPGTRPFCLLDYFPKDFLLVIDESHVTIPQIGGMYGGDRSRKLTLVDFGFRLPSAMDNRPLNFYEFENLVNQAIFVSATPGEYELRQTEGVVVEQVVRPTGLLEPPIEIRPSVNQVDDLLDEIDKRVLKGGRVLVTTLTKRMAEEMDKYLHRINVKSRYIHSEVDTLERIEILRDLRLGNIDVLVGVNLLREGLDLPEVTLVAILDADKEGFLRDERSLTQTAGRAARNAEGLVIFYADKITDSMQRTIDETDRRREKQVAYNTAHNITPRTVLKSKEQILGQTSVLEIKQFDENSPYAVHDEVSLVAEDAMGYAKQEAVTAKTIPQMEKAISKVKKDMEKAAKDLDFMEAARLRDQMFAMQRELESMKQ from the coding sequence ATGCCCTTCAAGATACAAGCACCATACGCCCCTGCGGGCGACCAGCCAACAGCGATCAGACAGCTGGTGGAAGGTATTCAGGATGGAGCCCCCGCCCAGACATTGCTGGGGGTAACAGGTTCCGGTAAAACATTCACAGTTGCCAATGTTATCCAGCAGGTACAGCGCCCGACACTGGTCCTGACGCATAACAAAACACTGGTAGCCCAGTTATACGGAGAATTCAGGCAGTTCTTCCCGGATAATGCCGTGGAGTACTTCGTGTCTTACTATGACTACTACCAGCCGGAGGCTTACATGCCTGTGAGTGATACCTATATAGAAAAAGACCTCTCTATTAACGAGGAACTGGATAAGTTACGGCTCCGGGCTACTACCAGTCTGTTATCCGGCCGTAGGGACATTATCGTAGTAGCAAGTGTGTCCTGTATCTATGGTATGGGGAACCCGACAGATTACGAAAATGGTATCATCCGCCTGCATAAAGGCCAGACCATTGGCCGTAATACCGTGTTACACGGACTGGTTAACTCCCTCTATTCCCGTACGACCGGTGATTTTAACCGTGGTAATTTCCGGGTACAGGGAGATACGGTTGATATCAATCTGCCCTACGTGGACTTTGGATACCGTATTACCTTCTTCGGAGATGAGATCGAAGAGATCGAAAGCTTCGACGTACAGAACGGGAAACGTATCGGCACAATGGAAAATGCAGCGATCTTCCCTGCCAATCTCTATATGGCACCTAAAGATATGATGGCCCAGATCACCTTTGAGATCCAGGATGAACTGATGGCCCAGGTAGAGTATTTCCGCTCTATCGGCAAACACCTGGAGGCACAGCGGCTGTCTGAAAGAGTGAACTATGACCTGGAGATGATACGCGAACTGGGCTATTGCAGTGGTATTGAAAACTACTCCCGTTTCCTGGACAGACGTGCACCGGGTACCCGCCCATTCTGCTTGCTGGATTATTTCCCGAAAGACTTCTTATTAGTAATAGATGAGAGCCACGTCACCATCCCCCAGATTGGTGGTATGTATGGTGGTGACAGATCCCGGAAACTGACCCTGGTAGACTTCGGTTTCAGGTTGCCATCCGCAATGGATAACCGGCCGCTGAACTTCTATGAATTTGAGAACCTGGTGAATCAGGCCATCTTCGTCAGTGCTACACCAGGTGAATATGAACTGCGACAGACTGAAGGGGTGGTGGTAGAACAGGTTGTAAGACCTACCGGATTGCTGGAACCTCCCATCGAGATAAGACCGAGTGTTAACCAGGTAGACGACCTGCTGGATGAAATAGACAAGCGCGTATTAAAAGGAGGCCGTGTACTGGTAACCACCCTGACCAAGCGAATGGCGGAAGAGATGGATAAATACCTGCACCGTATTAATGTGAAGTCCCGCTATATTCACTCAGAGGTCGATACGCTGGAACGTATTGAGATATTAAGAGACCTCCGCCTTGGTAATATAGATGTACTCGTCGGTGTGAACCTCTTACGTGAGGGGCTTGACTTACCGGAAGTAACGTTGGTGGCCATACTGGATGCGGATAAAGAAGGCTTCCTGAGAGATGAACGTTCCCTGACACAGACAGCAGGACGTGCGGCGAGAAACGCCGAAGGACTTGTTATATTCTATGCTGACAAGATTACCGACAGTATGCAGCGTACGATAGACGAGACAGACCGTCGCCGGGAAAAACAGGTTGCCTATAATACAGCTCATAATATTACACCACGGACCGTACTGAAAAGTAAGGAACAGATCCTCGGACAGACATCTGTGCTGGAAATCAAGCAGTTCGATGAAAATTCGCCTTATGCGGTACATGATGAGGTAAGTCTAGTAGCAGAAGATGCGATGGGTTATGCGAAACAGGAAGCGGTAACGGCTAAAACGATCCCTCAGATGGAGAAGGCCATCAGTAAGGTAAAGAAGGATATGGAGAAGGCTGCGAAGGATTTAGACTTCATGGAAGCGGCCCGTTTACGCGATCAGATGTTTGCTATGCAACGGGAATTAGAAAGTATGAAGCAATAA
- a CDS encoding lamin tail domain-containing protein: MRTTIVCVCLLMQVAFSFAQVSESFDYQNINEAVAWKGTDTAWTVEQGRLRSRLSRSSSTFYLSTSSSLSRNAIWECWLQLDFNTSSLNYADIFLTADSANLSAPGSKGYFVRIGNTKDEVCLYRKDGNLPPVLLIDGRDGITDHTSSTLKIKVIRKEDNWELWTDENGNGTAYTREGIAKDNMYNTSRFMGFAVRQSTASFFRRHYFDDVSVHPLVADTIPPSLLSVQLLNAHTISCCFSETPDSNSLRDYHNFQLPGTDNLPLRIWQDNNSPFCVNVQFEQAFPNGDSCHLLINGIRDLAGNISSMLKASFLYYLPTGYDVLIHEFLPKALPSAGLQAARFVELKNNSPFTLQLKDWRLANSNREVILPARLFPPDTYLVLCDRQAVNQFPVDIAVMGISNFPAPGDSDMIILRNNSGMLVHAVGYDRSWYHNPVKEKGGWSLEMVDVHWPCAGSTNWRPSLAKEGATPGKANTVSGPGSIPPPVSLVHAHAADSMNVGLSFSGIMDSMAVSTTAHYHFDPALPVIKVTAQAPLYNNVSLRLGSPLLPGTIYQIAVEGLNDCTGQEVSVAPDLAVARVSEADSFDIVFNEILYDPASGVPEFIEIFNRSPKALDFSRLFLTRRKTDGQLDEVVSLSGTVHVLLPGAYAAFTTDPAALCAQYDCLSPESIYKINLPALINGEGIVVLLNAAGNIIDELHYSDAMHLSLAGNTRGVSLERLQADGPTQDKYNWHSAAGSAKYATPGRANSQQLPAGGVQGMLSVRPGIFSPDNDGFEDVAVLSYKFPVPGFVINVTIFDAEGRTVRQLARNMALSAEGYMIWDGRGLQNRELVTGIYVIFAEVISPVGQVRQWKLPVVLGKKLNS; the protein is encoded by the coding sequence ATGCGTACTACCATTGTTTGTGTATGCCTGCTGATGCAGGTAGCTTTCTCATTTGCTCAGGTGAGCGAATCTTTTGATTATCAGAATATTAATGAAGCAGTCGCCTGGAAAGGAACAGATACTGCATGGACCGTAGAGCAAGGCCGTCTCCGCAGTCGTCTCTCCCGAAGCAGCAGCACTTTCTATCTTTCAACCAGTTCTTCCCTGTCACGTAATGCAATATGGGAGTGCTGGCTGCAACTGGATTTCAATACCTCCTCTCTCAATTATGCAGACATATTCCTTACCGCAGATAGTGCCAACCTTTCCGCACCAGGCAGCAAAGGTTATTTCGTGCGTATCGGTAATACAAAAGATGAGGTCTGTCTTTACCGGAAAGACGGCAATCTCCCTCCCGTACTACTGATAGATGGACGTGATGGTATCACTGATCATACCTCTTCCACCCTGAAAATAAAAGTGATCCGAAAAGAGGATAACTGGGAATTGTGGACCGACGAAAATGGCAATGGCACTGCTTATACCCGGGAAGGTATAGCAAAAGATAATATGTATAATACGAGCCGCTTTATGGGATTCGCCGTGCGTCAGTCTACTGCTTCTTTCTTTCGCCGTCACTATTTTGATGATGTGTCCGTTCATCCGCTGGTAGCAGATACCATACCGCCCTCCTTGTTGTCTGTTCAGCTGCTCAACGCACATACTATCAGTTGCTGTTTTAGTGAAACGCCCGATAGTAACAGTCTTCGCGACTATCACAATTTTCAGCTACCCGGAACCGACAATCTGCCTTTGCGCATCTGGCAGGATAATAATAGTCCCTTTTGTGTCAATGTGCAGTTTGAGCAGGCATTTCCCAACGGGGACAGCTGTCACTTACTGATAAATGGGATAAGAGATCTTGCAGGTAATATATCGTCCATGTTAAAGGCGTCGTTCCTGTATTATCTCCCTACAGGATATGATGTGCTGATACATGAATTCCTTCCAAAGGCGTTGCCTTCCGCAGGCTTACAGGCCGCGCGTTTTGTAGAACTGAAGAATAACAGTCCGTTTACCCTGCAACTAAAAGACTGGCGTCTGGCCAACAGCAACAGGGAGGTGATATTACCTGCCCGCCTCTTCCCGCCGGATACTTATCTGGTGTTGTGTGACAGGCAAGCTGTGAATCAGTTTCCCGTAGATATCGCCGTGATGGGTATCAGCAATTTTCCTGCACCCGGGGATAGTGATATGATCATTCTTCGTAATAACAGTGGTATGCTGGTACATGCAGTTGGTTATGATCGCAGCTGGTATCATAATCCGGTGAAAGAGAAAGGAGGTTGGAGTCTTGAAATGGTAGATGTACACTGGCCCTGTGCGGGTAGTACTAACTGGCGTCCCTCGCTGGCAAAAGAAGGTGCTACACCCGGTAAAGCAAATACAGTCAGCGGACCAGGCAGCATACCGCCACCCGTATCCCTGGTACATGCACATGCTGCCGATAGTATGAACGTCGGACTATCCTTTTCCGGTATCATGGATAGTATGGCGGTAAGTACTACTGCTCATTACCATTTTGATCCGGCATTGCCTGTCATCAAAGTTACTGCGCAAGCTCCGCTATATAATAATGTATCTCTTCGCTTAGGTAGCCCCCTCCTGCCGGGTACTATTTATCAGATAGCCGTGGAGGGGCTGAATGACTGTACGGGACAGGAAGTAAGCGTCGCCCCTGATCTGGCGGTGGCCAGGGTTTCTGAGGCAGATAGTTTTGATATTGTCTTCAATGAAATATTATATGATCCGGCTTCGGGTGTGCCGGAGTTTATCGAGATCTTTAACAGAAGTCCTAAAGCGCTTGACTTTTCCCGTTTATTCCTGACAAGAAGAAAAACGGATGGCCAATTAGACGAAGTGGTCTCCCTATCGGGTACTGTCCATGTGTTATTACCTGGTGCTTATGCAGCTTTTACGACAGATCCGGCTGCTTTATGTGCACAATATGATTGTCTGTCACCGGAAAGCATTTATAAAATAAATCTGCCGGCACTGATCAATGGGGAGGGCATAGTTGTATTATTAAACGCTGCCGGCAATATTATTGATGAATTGCATTATTCGGACGCAATGCATCTATCCCTGGCGGGGAATACCCGGGGTGTTTCGCTGGAACGTTTACAGGCGGATGGTCCTACACAAGATAAGTATAACTGGCATTCTGCAGCAGGATCGGCAAAATATGCAACTCCCGGGAGAGCGAATTCCCAGCAGCTTCCGGCAGGAGGTGTTCAGGGGATGTTGTCGGTCCGTCCGGGTATTTTTTCTCCGGATAATGACGGATTTGAGGATGTGGCGGTACTCAGTTATAAATTTCCGGTCCCGGGTTTTGTCATAAATGTCACGATTTTTGATGCAGAAGGGCGAACTGTCAGGCAATTAGCACGAAATATGGCCTTGTCTGCCGAAGGGTATATGATCTGGGATGGCCGGGGGCTGCAGAACCGCGAACTGGTAACAGGTAT
- a CDS encoding ammonium transporter — translation MKKTSFQDYLPFIVLALVAIVALFVPGELPFADPEGKYNYGDIAWILVASCLVFLMTPGLSFFYGGMVNRKNVISTLVQSFIATGVVSIVWVAVGFSLSFGTSINGLIGDPSTFLFFKGVPSGQPWSLGTTIPLLLFALFQMKFAVITPALVVGAVAERIRFTSYVLFMVLFSLLVYAPIAHWTWHPDGILFKLGVLDFAGGTVVHISAGCAALAGVLVLKRRKDHIEKKELQPANIPFVLLGTGLLWFGWFGFNAGSALGANGLAASAFATTNTAAAAAGLSWIFFDVIRGRKASALGFCIGAVVGLVAITPAAGFVGIPQSIMIGFASAIVSNLVAHYKSKTAIDDTLDVFPCHGVGGMVGMLLTGIFASKNVNGAISDGLFYGGFELFKNQVIGLVIVVVYSFSVSYGIFKLINLIHPLRVSEEEEELGLDATQHNEQYHPAMLSVQDNGALKEEQMAH, via the coding sequence ATGAAGAAAACATCATTTCAAGACTATTTGCCCTTCATTGTGCTGGCATTGGTCGCGATAGTTGCACTTTTCGTCCCAGGTGAGCTGCCTTTTGCTGATCCTGAAGGAAAATACAATTATGGTGATATTGCCTGGATCCTGGTGGCATCCTGCCTCGTATTCCTGATGACTCCCGGATTGTCATTCTTCTACGGTGGTATGGTGAATCGTAAGAATGTGATCTCAACATTGGTACAGAGCTTTATTGCTACCGGTGTGGTGAGCATAGTATGGGTTGCCGTTGGATTCAGCCTTTCCTTCGGTACATCAATAAATGGTCTGATTGGTGATCCTTCAACCTTCCTGTTCTTTAAAGGAGTGCCTTCCGGCCAGCCTTGGTCTCTGGGAACGACTATTCCTTTATTGTTATTCGCCCTGTTCCAGATGAAATTCGCGGTAATCACTCCTGCGCTGGTAGTAGGTGCTGTTGCAGAAAGGATCCGCTTCACATCTTACGTATTATTCATGGTGTTATTCAGTCTGCTGGTATATGCGCCGATCGCGCACTGGACCTGGCATCCTGATGGTATCCTGTTCAAACTCGGTGTACTTGACTTTGCAGGTGGTACAGTAGTACACATCTCTGCTGGTTGCGCTGCCCTGGCAGGTGTACTGGTACTGAAACGCCGTAAAGATCATATTGAAAAGAAAGAACTGCAACCTGCAAACATTCCTTTCGTACTGTTAGGTACAGGTCTGCTGTGGTTCGGCTGGTTCGGTTTCAACGCAGGTTCTGCCCTGGGTGCTAACGGCCTCGCTGCTTCCGCTTTCGCTACTACAAATACTGCCGCTGCTGCTGCTGGTCTTTCCTGGATCTTCTTCGATGTGATCCGTGGTCGTAAAGCTTCTGCGCTCGGTTTCTGTATCGGTGCTGTAGTTGGTCTTGTAGCTATCACCCCTGCTGCTGGTTTCGTAGGAATTCCACAGAGTATTATGATAGGTTTCGCTTCCGCTATCGTATCTAATCTGGTAGCACACTACAAATCCAAAACTGCGATCGATGATACCCTCGACGTATTCCCTTGCCATGGCGTAGGCGGTATGGTAGGTATGCTGCTGACAGGTATTTTCGCCAGCAAAAATGTAAACGGTGCTATCTCTGACGGTCTGTTCTACGGTGGTTTTGAACTCTTCAAAAACCAGGTAATCGGCCTCGTGATCGTAGTAGTATACAGCTTCTCTGTGTCTTATGGCATCTTCAAGCTGATCAACCTGATCCACCCACTCCGTGTAAGCGAAGAAGAAGAAGAACTGGGTCTGGATGCTACACAGCACAACGAACAGTACCATCCTGCAATGCTGAGTGTACAAGACAACGGTGCACTGAAAGAAGAGCAGATGGCGCACTAA
- a CDS encoding DUF2461 domain-containing protein — translation MLQPPTLKFLKSLAKNNNKVWFDEHKSDYQNAKADYESVVQQILDGLAKQEPVLIGLQVKDCTFRIYKDTRFSKDKTPYKTNMGASFAPGGRKTPRPGYYFHLEPGGNSFAGGGLWMPEAPVLKKVRQEIDYNFEEFQQIISNKEFIRYFGKIEGESLKTAPQGYLPDNPAIAYLKLKSFTVWHHISDDAALQPALVREILKIFSVMQPFVKFMDRALDLE, via the coding sequence ATGTTACAGCCCCCCACGTTGAAGTTCTTAAAATCATTGGCTAAGAATAATAATAAGGTATGGTTTGATGAACATAAATCCGATTATCAAAATGCGAAAGCAGATTACGAGAGTGTAGTACAACAGATCCTGGACGGTTTAGCTAAACAGGAGCCCGTATTGATAGGTTTGCAGGTAAAAGACTGTACGTTCCGTATTTATAAAGACACCCGTTTTTCGAAAGATAAAACGCCTTATAAAACCAATATGGGTGCATCTTTTGCCCCAGGTGGCCGTAAGACGCCACGTCCTGGTTATTATTTTCATCTTGAACCTGGAGGCAATAGTTTTGCCGGTGGCGGATTGTGGATGCCGGAAGCGCCTGTGCTCAAAAAAGTGAGACAGGAAATAGATTATAATTTTGAAGAGTTTCAGCAGATCATTTCCAATAAGGAATTCATCCGCTACTTCGGTAAGATCGAAGGCGAATCATTAAAGACAGCACCACAGGGCTATCTGCCGGATAATCCTGCCATCGCATACCTGAAATTGAAAAGCTTCACTGTATGGCATCATATATCCGACGATGCCGCTTTACAGCCTGCATTAGTCAGGGAGATCCTTAAAATATTTTCTGTAATGCAGCCTTTTGTCAAATTTATGGACAGGGCACTGGATCTGGAATAG